A genomic stretch from Bosea sp. F3-2 includes:
- the rpe gene encoding ribulose-phosphate 3-epimerase: MTRPIRIAPSILSADFAKLGEEVRAVDAAGADWIHCDVMDGHFVPNITFGPDVLKAIRPHTQKFFDVHLMIAPVDPYVEAFAKAGADLISFHVEAGPHPHRTLQAIKAQGKQTGIVLNPGTPASAVEALIEDVDLILLMTVNPGFGGQSFIRSVVEKVSQVKALIGDRPITLEIDGGVTPETAPLVAKAGADTLVAGSAVFKGGPSAYAGNIEAIRKAAEAARGDWV; the protein is encoded by the coding sequence ATGACCCGCCCCATCCGCATCGCCCCCTCGATCCTCTCGGCCGATTTCGCCAAGCTGGGCGAGGAGGTGCGCGCGGTCGACGCCGCCGGCGCCGACTGGATCCATTGCGACGTGATGGACGGGCATTTCGTGCCGAACATCACTTTCGGCCCCGATGTGCTGAAGGCGATCCGCCCGCATACCCAGAAGTTCTTCGACGTGCATCTGATGATCGCGCCCGTCGACCCCTATGTCGAAGCCTTCGCCAAGGCCGGCGCCGATCTGATCTCCTTCCATGTCGAGGCCGGGCCGCACCCGCACCGCACGCTGCAGGCGATCAAGGCGCAGGGGAAACAGACCGGCATCGTGCTCAACCCCGGCACGCCGGCGAGCGCCGTCGAGGCGCTGATCGAGGATGTCGACCTCATCCTGCTGATGACGGTCAACCCTGGCTTCGGTGGCCAGAGCTTCATCCGCTCGGTGGTCGAGAAGGTTTCACAGGTGAAGGCGCTGATCGGCGACCGCCCGATCACGCTGGAGATCGACGGCGGCGTGACGCCGGAGACCGCGCCGCTGGTCGCGAAGGCCGGCGCCGACACGCTGGTCGCCGGCTCTGCCGTGTTCAAGGGCGGGCCTTCGGCCTATGCCGGGAATATCGAAGCGATCCGCAAGGCGGCCGAGGCTGCGCGGGGCGATTGGGTTTGA
- a CDS encoding RNA methyltransferase, translating to MTGSGTDRTRPAVQAAAPIVILVEPQLAENIGMCARAMANFGLSEMRLVAPRDGWPSGGGLKKGATAAASGATHILENARLFASAAEAIADLNHVLATTARERGQMKRVLTPAEAMPEVAQRIGGGERVGILFGRERIGLTNEEISLADAILTFPVNPAFASLNLAQAVLLNGYEWFKTTGGEPPFRENNPSPPAKREMILSMFDYLEGELDLCGFFPVGKKPIMTANLRDILHRLDMTEQEARTLRGVFKSLVEGPKKARLLARQTGAPEQTEE from the coding sequence ATGACCGGTTCCGGCACCGACCGCACCCGCCCGGCCGTCCAGGCCGCCGCCCCCATCGTCATCCTGGTCGAGCCGCAGCTCGCCGAGAACATCGGCATGTGCGCCCGCGCCATGGCGAATTTCGGCCTCTCCGAGATGCGCCTCGTCGCGCCGCGCGATGGCTGGCCGAGCGGCGGCGGCCTCAAGAAGGGCGCCACCGCCGCAGCCTCCGGCGCGACCCATATCCTCGAGAACGCCCGTCTCTTTGCCAGCGCAGCCGAGGCGATCGCCGACCTCAACCACGTGCTGGCGACGACGGCTCGTGAGCGCGGCCAGATGAAGCGCGTGCTGACGCCGGCCGAGGCGATGCCGGAGGTCGCCCAGCGCATCGGCGGCGGCGAGCGCGTCGGCATCCTGTTCGGGCGCGAGCGCATCGGCCTCACCAATGAGGAGATCAGCCTCGCCGATGCGATCCTGACCTTCCCGGTCAACCCGGCCTTCGCTTCGCTCAACCTCGCCCAGGCCGTCCTGCTCAACGGCTATGAATGGTTCAAGACGACCGGCGGCGAGCCGCCTTTCCGCGAGAACAACCCGTCTCCGCCGGCGAAGCGCGAGATGATCCTGTCCATGTTCGACTATCTCGAAGGCGAACTCGATCTCTGCGGCTTCTTCCCGGTCGGCAAGAAGCCGATCATGACCGCGAACCTGCGCGACATCCTGCACCGGCTCGACATGACCGAGCAGGAGGCGCGGACGCTGCGCGGTGTCTTCAAGTCGCTGGTCGAGGGGCCGAAGAAAGCGCGTCTGCTGGCGCGGCAGACCGGGGCACCGGAGCAGACCGAGGAATAA
- a CDS encoding glutathione S-transferase family protein: MITLYSGPLSLFSRKVEIALTEKGLGFQRIMVPFNQTTGYDPKHPEVVALNPKGQVPVLSDCGLVLYDSTVINEYLDEAYPEPKLMPDSPVERARCRLDELYADEILFQAVKPLMHRTSPPSPDRDRRIAQEADALIAEEVLMRHYEVLEQKLAGREFFGGRLSLADIALFMSVLFARRLGGPPLDGFEALAGWFARLKLRPAFAQVVAEIAEADRRLSFPVKLRSA, encoded by the coding sequence ATGATCACACTCTATTCCGGGCCGCTGAGCCTGTTCTCACGCAAGGTCGAGATCGCCCTGACGGAAAAAGGCCTCGGCTTCCAGCGCATCATGGTGCCGTTCAACCAGACGACCGGCTACGACCCCAAGCATCCAGAGGTCGTGGCGCTCAACCCGAAGGGCCAGGTGCCGGTCCTCAGCGATTGCGGGCTCGTCCTCTACGATTCCACCGTCATCAACGAATATCTCGACGAGGCCTATCCCGAGCCGAAGCTGATGCCCGACAGCCCGGTCGAGCGGGCGCGCTGCCGGCTCGACGAGTTGTATGCGGACGAAATCCTGTTTCAGGCGGTGAAGCCGCTTATGCATCGCACGAGCCCGCCTTCGCCCGACCGCGACCGGCGCATCGCACAGGAGGCCGATGCGCTGATCGCCGAAGAGGTGCTGATGCGCCATTACGAGGTGCTGGAGCAGAAGCTGGCGGGCCGCGAATTCTTCGGCGGCCGGCTCTCGCTGGCGGATATTGCCCTGTTCATGAGCGTGCTCTTCGCCCGCCGCTTGGGCGGGCCGCCGCTCGACGGCTTCGAGGCACTGGCGGGCTGGTTCGCGCGATTGAAGCTGCGCCCCGCCTTCGCGCAGGTGGTGGCGGAGATCGCGGAAGCCGACAGAAGGCTGTCCTTTCCGGTGAAATTGCGCTCAGCCTGA
- a CDS encoding dipeptidase translates to MALAKPPVQDNAYAAALALLDRVPLIDGHNDLPYVIRKDAKAKGNVATYGLDKIHEEGDTDIPRMQAGKLAAQFFAAYVPPKQAKPAGFALAQIALMRDILKRHADVFRPGLSAADVEAAKAEGRIALFMTIENGTALDNELDALDAYYDLGVRLMTLCHNDTTDWCDSATDAPRHNGLTDFGKDVLRRMNRLGMVIDLAHVAPKVMHDALDVSAAPLVWSHSNAFSLCDHPRNVPDDVLDRVPGNGGVVMATFVPDFISQASRDWHRPAKDQYGKTPEGTDYAKIEAEILAKAGPRPKATLAQYCDHVEYLAKRIGHDHIGIGSDFFGWVNPDGLEDTTTFPSAIAELIRRGWSEENLAKLAGGNMLRVLRAVEAAAG, encoded by the coding sequence ATGGCCCTCGCCAAACCGCCCGTCCAGGACAATGCCTATGCCGCCGCGCTCGCCCTGCTCGACCGTGTGCCGCTGATCGACGGCCATAACGACCTGCCCTATGTCATCCGCAAGGATGCCAAGGCGAAGGGCAACGTCGCGACCTACGGCCTCGACAAGATCCACGAAGAGGGCGACACCGACATCCCGCGCATGCAGGCCGGCAAGCTCGCAGCGCAGTTCTTCGCGGCCTATGTCCCGCCGAAGCAGGCCAAGCCCGCCGGCTTCGCGCTCGCCCAGATCGCGCTGATGCGCGACATCCTCAAGCGCCATGCCGACGTCTTCCGCCCCGGCCTCTCGGCCGCCGATGTCGAGGCCGCCAAGGCCGAAGGCCGGATCGCGCTGTTCATGACGATCGAGAACGGCACGGCGCTCGACAACGAGCTCGACGCGCTCGACGCCTACTATGATCTCGGCGTACGGCTGATGACGCTCTGCCACAACGACACCACCGACTGGTGCGACTCCGCCACCGACGCGCCGCGCCACAACGGCCTCACCGATTTCGGCAAAGACGTGCTGCGCCGGATGAACCGGCTGGGCATGGTCATCGACCTCGCCCATGTCGCGCCCAAGGTGATGCATGACGCGCTCGACGTTTCCGCCGCCCCGCTGGTCTGGTCGCATTCCAACGCCTTTTCGCTCTGCGACCATCCGCGCAACGTCCCCGACGACGTGCTCGACCGCGTCCCGGGCAATGGCGGCGTCGTGATGGCGACCTTCGTGCCCGATTTCATCAGCCAGGCCTCGCGCGACTGGCACCGCCCGGCCAAGGATCAATACGGCAAGACGCCCGAGGGCACCGACTACGCCAAGATCGAGGCCGAGATCCTCGCCAAGGCCGGCCCGCGCCCGAAGGCGACGCTGGCGCAGTACTGCGACCATGTCGAATATCTGGCCAAGCGCATCGGCCATGATCACATCGGCATCGGCTCGGACTTCTTCGGCTGGGTCAACCCGGACGGGCTCGAGGACACCACCACCTTCCCGTCCGCGATCGCCGAGTTGATCCGCCGCGGCTGGTCGGAGGAGAACCTCGCCAAGCTCGCCGGCGGCAACATGCTGCGCGTGCTGCGCGCCGTGGAAGCCGCCGCAGGCTGA
- a CDS encoding FAD-binding oxidoreductase, producing the protein MKVDTIVLGAGIVGISVALHLQKAGRSTLLVDRRGPGEETSYGNAGLIQREGVYPYGFPHDFGALIRYAMNNTIDASYHWSAIPKLAPFLLSYWLHSRASHHDAIAHKYATLIEHCVSEHDALAQEAGATELLRRKGWMKVFRTEREREERLAEAARWNRDFGLNYRALDMAALKAEEPHLDHASLIGGLHWTDPVTVVDPLGLSKAYVALFEKLGGKLAIGDAATLTQSGAGWSVTLADGTKAEAKDVVVALGPWADVLTHKLGYRLPLAVKRGYHMHYKPQGNAVLNHPVLDTERGYFLAPMLQGIRLTTGAEFADRDAPKTPVQLARAEPIAKALFPLGERVDPEPWLGRRPCTPDMMPIIGPAPRHKNLWFSFGHAHHGLTLAAVTGRMVAEMVSGQKVFVDPTPFAPSRFS; encoded by the coding sequence ATGAAGGTGGATACGATCGTTCTCGGCGCCGGCATCGTCGGCATTTCGGTCGCGCTTCACCTGCAAAAGGCTGGCCGCTCCACGCTGCTCGTCGACCGGCGCGGGCCGGGCGAGGAAACCAGCTACGGCAATGCCGGCCTGATCCAGCGCGAGGGTGTCTACCCCTACGGCTTCCCGCATGATTTCGGTGCGCTCATCCGCTACGCGATGAACAACACCATCGATGCGTCTTATCATTGGAGCGCGATCCCGAAGCTCGCTCCGTTCCTGCTCTCCTACTGGTTGCATTCGCGCGCCTCTCACCACGACGCGATCGCCCATAAATACGCGACGCTGATCGAGCACTGCGTCAGCGAGCACGATGCGCTCGCGCAGGAAGCCGGCGCCACGGAGCTTCTGCGTCGCAAGGGCTGGATGAAGGTGTTCCGCACCGAGAGGGAGCGCGAGGAGCGCCTCGCCGAGGCTGCCCGCTGGAACCGCGATTTCGGTCTGAACTATCGCGCCCTCGACATGGCCGCGCTCAAGGCCGAGGAGCCACATCTCGACCATGCCAGCCTGATCGGCGGCCTGCACTGGACCGATCCCGTCACGGTCGTCGACCCGCTCGGCCTGTCCAAGGCCTATGTCGCGCTCTTCGAGAAGCTCGGCGGCAAGCTCGCCATCGGCGATGCCGCAACGCTCACGCAGAGCGGCGCCGGGTGGAGCGTCACTCTTGCCGACGGCACGAAGGCCGAAGCGAAGGACGTCGTCGTCGCGCTCGGCCCTTGGGCCGATGTGCTGACCCACAAGCTCGGCTATCGGCTGCCGCTCGCGGTGAAGCGCGGTTACCACATGCACTACAAGCCGCAGGGCAACGCCGTTCTCAACCACCCGGTGCTCGACACCGAGCGGGGCTATTTCCTCGCGCCGATGCTGCAGGGCATCCGCCTGACCACCGGCGCCGAATTCGCCGATCGCGACGCGCCCAAGACCCCGGTGCAGCTCGCCCGGGCGGAGCCGATCGCCAAGGCGCTCTTCCCGCTCGGCGAGCGTGTCGACCCCGAGCCCTGGCTCGGCCGCCGGCCCTGCACCCCGGATATGATGCCGATCATCGGCCCGGCGCCGCGGCACAAGAACCTCTGGTTCTCCTTCGGCCACGCGCATCACGGCCTGACCCTCGCCGCCGTCACCGGCCGCATGGTCGCCGAGATGGTGAGCGGCCAGAAGGTCTTCGTCGACCCGACGCCCTTCGCGCCGTCGCGCTTCTCATAA